The window ACCGAGGCAAGTGGCAGCGAAGTCAGCGATGGAGTCGACAATGGGGGGGATTGcagaggggtgggggtgggtggggttacaggaagaagaagaagaagaagaagaagaagaagaagaagagaagatgaacatcatttttaatcaaaagggTGAGAGGGTCATCTCACAAAGACTTAGTATTTCTCTGATGTTGCTGACCGTGAAAACAATCTCTGAAATCTCTTTCCTGAGAAAATTCCCAACAGTACTACAAGTTCTTGCAAGCAACTTCAACAATTGCAGGGCTCGTTTCATCATTTATATTCGATTATTTGTTTGGTGACTGTTCCTGAGAACCCTCTCTCCAGCATGTCTGAGATCAACAATTTTTTGCAGGAGACCTCTAGTGTTACCGTATAAGAGTCCGAAGAGGAGGAGGCGGCGGCGGCAGtgtggcggtggaggaggagcCAACGGCTGTAGTGATGGCGGctacggtggtggtggtggcggtggaggaggaaagaaatgagtgttttgaggttgaagatggtgaaaagggtatcattgtaattctacttgtggtattttagaacaagggtaatattgtctttttaAACCATTAACTAACAGCTCTCCAACACCGTCAACCATAAGGGGTCAAAgtgtaaggtgggaaaaccaaGGGGAAGAATGTGTAATTAGGCCGAAGTACAGgggaggtatatgtaattttccTGTATTGACGAGGTTAGTGTAGCTGGACTTTGCTTTAGTTGCAATTAAAATGTAACAATTCTTTAAGGTCAAAGGTTCTCTGGTCACCAGttgaaaatggaatctttttgAACTGGAGCAATAGACCACATAAGTAGAATAGTTCCTCCACCCCCCTGTAAACGAAGTGCCTGAAATGCCGTCAGACTTATGATTTTGTCTCCGAAATGCCATCCCCTCATTGTGGTCTGCCCAACCCAGTAAACCCTTGCCCATTCTTTTataaggaattttttttattccctccatttttatttctattttctctaGATTCCATGGAATGATACCATTTCTGTGTTAGATTATGAGGTTAATTTGATGGCCTGAGGATTGTTTTTCAATATACTATTTTTGATGAGAAGTTGTTCTAGGCTTGTAACTAAAGGGTGTAAGCTGGTTGGATCTGGCTCAGCAGTACCAAATCTTTTGATCTCGAATGACGATCTTGCAAAATTTGTTGAAACTTCTGATGAATGGATTTCTGCTCGCACTGGGATTCGTAATCGACGGGTTCTTTCAGGTAGCCTCATCCTCACTATGCATGCTAGTGCCATCCTtgcctcttttttgtttttactaGTACAAACAACCAAGTTTAATTAAGATATATAAGAAACTCTGGTGGGTGCTATTAGGAACACATGGCAAACAATGAAAGTCTTGAGACTCACCGTTTGATTGTACATTTGTACCTAGCATGGGAACTAAGCTGAATTTCAATTATCTACCACGGTCATAACCACCCATACGTGAGACATTATGGATTTCTACCATTCTTTTTGTGGCACTTAAAACATATGGAGAGGTAGTCCCTCTTCCTTACATTTTGGATGTGCTCTCTTTGATTCTAaaacttttgtttttctttttcatggttttcaTGGTGAAAAATCAATGGAAGGGTTACTTGTTACTTAAAAGGTTATAATACCCTAGAGGAAAATATTGAGTTCTCTTGGTTTGACTTGTGCCTTGGTAGGGGAAGATAGATTGATGAATTTGGCTGTTGAGGCAGCAAAGAGAGCTCTTCAAATGGCGCAAGTTGATGCAAATGATGTAGACCTAATTCTGCTTTGCACATCTACTCCAGAGGATCTTTTTGGCAGTGCTCCACAGGTATATCCATAAGATTTATGAATCTGTACACACTAAGATTAAAGTGGTATTACAGTTGTACTTGTGGCTGCTGTGCATGTTTATAATCAATTATGAGCAAGGGGTTAAGTGGTTTATAAGAGATTTCTCATTATCAGTGTATAGAAGTATTGATACTCAAGTGATAAGGGTTAAACCATGCATAACTTGATATTTTAACCTCTGAAAATCTGATTTCATCTTTTAATATCAGATCCAGAGAGCACTAGGCTGTAAAAGAACTCCTTTGGCCTATGACATTACAGCTGCTTGTAGTGGGTTTGTGTTGGGTCTAGTTTCAGCTGCCTGTCACATAAGAGGTACCAATCTGTTAGCAGAGAAACAATTTGTTATGGGTATTTCTAACGATCAATTCAAGTGCACTGTGCTGATTCAAATTACAGGAGGTGGATTCCAAAATGTTCTAGTAATTGGGGCTGATGCTCTTTCTCGATATGTTGATTGGACTGATAGAGGAACCTGCATTCTCTTTGGGGATGCTGCTGGTGCTGTATTAGTACAGGTACTTCTTTCTTGTTCAGGAGCTTATCACAGATTAGATACTCATTCTCTTTGCTAACTATGGCCAGGCTTGCAAAATGGAGAATTCTCTTCATGTCCGTGATGTTAATTATTAATATTGCATTCTGTCCTTCATTTTTTATGACTTAATATAGCTGGAGTAGACCAAGTCATTTATGTTGCTGAGACCTACCCTTCATAAGGCTTCTTCACTTCTGACCCTCTATTCTTATGCTCTGTTGACCACCCAAATGCATCACGCTGTTTGTCTAATTCATTAAAACGTATTTGCGTGTTGGATCTCATACTGCCTAATTTGCTCCTTCTTTCTCTACCAGATCATGCATGTTAAATTACCATCTCAAGATGGTTCTAGAAATATTATGGTTCCATGAGTTATCAAATTACAATCACTGAAGTGATTAGGCATCAGTCGTACTTCACTAAAAATTTAGAAATTCTTTGTCCAGCTGACCTGTGAAGAATATTTCTCTGTATGTAAAACTTCTAGAAGTTCTTGAACAACCATGTACGCATAAGGTTTCTTATCAAGCTTACAAACTTGCTCAAAAGAATGAAGATGACCCTTAACTTACATGTAACGGTTAACTAAATCCCATACATAtctttttcaagttcttgagaTCTTAATTGGTTGATTTTATGTCAGCTATCATTTTTTGCATCACTTGGTTACACATGGCTAGCAATAAGGGCATGGGTCTTGCTAGGGCATGAGTCTTGCTATTTGTGTGTCTTTCTACAACCTATGTGCAtagaattttttaaattgtacaaaaaaaaatttctagtcCTAAGGACTTTGTTTTGGTTTACAGGAACTTTGACTTTAACGTATTTCAGTAAAATTCTAGATGAAATTTCATGTGTATAATGTCCGATTTTAACCAGGCCAAAGTTGATAGTTAATTCCAAAACTGATGTAACACCTTGTTTTTAACACTAGGAGATATCTCCTTGTATATCTAACCTCTGAGGATTGCATGTTTTTAACTGATTTCCTCGATTGGGATATGAGTGTTCCCAGTCCCCTCCATAGATGGCCTAAATACTGTTGTAATTCTCCAATTTGATGTCAATATCCACTTCCATTAGGGGCATCTCTTACTCGAAGTAGTACATGGAGAGTGTCCATCTATGGCTGAGAccatttcttttggttttttttaatagttaatggttatatttttttatcattagcATTAGCAGTTATGGGAAAAACTAGTTCATTTATTTCCTAGAACTGttaatttttttgctttttgtgTAAACAAGCATAGTACTGCTTGCTTTGTTGCCAAAAACACCAACTATGCCTGCATTTGATACTATATTATTTTGCAGGCCTGTAATGGCAGTGAGGATGGCTTATTTGGTTTTGACTTGCACAGTGATGGAGATGGCCAAAAGTATTCTTGCCTTTGGAACTAATTGAATGACCCCCCCGGGGCGGGTTCTTTTAACTTCTTTGGCCATTTAGTTGCATTAAATGTGTAGGAAAAGTGAGTTGAGCTGTGTTTACTGGCTATTTATGCAGGTACTTGAATGCCATAATCAGTGACAATGAAATGGACCATGTGGTGGGATCCAATGGTTCGGTAGTAGGCTTTCCTCCAAGACGTTCCTCTTACTCTTGTATCCAAATGAATGGCAAAGAGGTATTCCGCTTTGCAGTTAGGTGCGTGCCACAGTCGATTGTGTCTGCTCTGGCAAACGCTGGTCTCACAGGATCCGACATTGATTGGTTGCTACTTCATCAGGTATTATAGAAACTAATAATATATTAGGTCCCCTGTTTTGGGGAGTTGATTATCATAAAGGATCGCCACTGTGTCGCTGGTGGGCCACCCAGTGCTTGGGTGGAGAGTATTCACTGGGTTGCACCATAATTCATGCAGCCATTGTTTATGTTCTTTACCCCTGTATTGAGTGGGAATCACCATGCCCTCCCCTACTCAACCATGAGGTCATATGCACCCCAATTACATTTGGCATATTATTtacctaaataacccaaaaaaaaaaggaaaaaaaggataATGGTAGTGATATAAGTAAGGGGACCTTTGCCTGAATCTAGACAATCCTTGCAGGAATGAGGGATGATGTTGGTCCTTATGCAACTGCAAATTCAAAAACAAGTGATGACAATAAAATATTATGGTTGTTAATTGATGAATGATTTGATTTCCTTTAGTCACTTCATATTTAGGTTTCAAATTGAAGAATTCCGCAAGTAAAAACCGCGGTTTGATAGGAGAGAAATATAACCAATAAAAATTTAAACTCTTGTTTTTGGCAAAATCTTCTTTCAACAACATTCTAAATAAAATCAATCTCTGTACACAAACTTTCCTCTATTCATAAGGAGAGACTAAAAATATGACATTCTTTTGTCATATATAACACTGCTCTCTATATCTCTCTAATACATGAatcactgaaaaaaaaaatccctaaaatttACAACAGTGCCAAATATGTTTCAaaaatattgataaaaaaaattaaagaaatcaatGACAATACATAATGCTTCAGGTGCGATGTCCATAAGGGTGACATGTGCCAATTTTACCCATAACATCAGTCATTTCATCCAATTAAATCATCAAAGTGGTAGGGGTGAGGGAATCCACTCAAGAACAGGGGTTCAGCTGAGACAGGTCCCTGATCTAATACCCCGATCTTTCAATCCTTGGCTCCTTCAGCCAAGAGGTGTTTAAGAAAATCTAACCTTTATTGTTCTTTGGCCTCATAGATTTATAGGTTGGACAGATGAATGCTGGTTCCTAAACCTGGGACATATGCCATGTGTTTTTGGTGGTTTTTGACTGCACTCAACTCTTGCCCAATTTCCAGCAAGGAGTGTATTTATATGAGAACCATTCAGTATATACATGAGTGGTATTCAGTAGTTAAGAAGTTAAGAACTAACTATTGTGATGATCAGATGATGCATGATGTAACAAGAGTTCAAATGCAGGCAAACCAAAGGATCATCGACGCAGTTGCAACCCGTCTAGAGATCCGAGCAGATCGTGTTATATCCAACTTGGCTAATTATGGTAACACCAGTGCTGCATCCATTCCCTTGGCATTAGATGAAGTTGTTCGAAATGGGAAGGTGCAATCAGGCCATACGACTGCTGTTGCTGGCTTTGGGGCTGGCCTTACATGGGGTTCAACAATCCTGAGATGGGGATGAGAAGCAGTATCTTTAGACCAAGACACCAGCTAgcataagagaagaaggaatcGATTCCACTGTAATGCATCTGCCCCATTGTAATGTATCAGGGAGATAGCCGAGGGAGATGCAGTTGACATCTTTCCTGCTTCCTTTCTGTGCTTTGgatattgtaattttttgggcaatctaataatttaattcttttCCGCCCAACCAGAGGTGCTACTTTATTTTCTCTGATGTTGCATgccatggtggtggtggtggtggtggtggtggggagtGTTGCAGGATGTAAAATTATAGAAGTTTTATTCATTCAACCGAAAGAGAATTGAGATTACAAGGGTGCAATTATATAGCACCAAGGGTAAGACAAAACAGGAAGAAGTTGAATAGGAAACTAtctcatatcacatgtgataatagaagaTTGTGATTTACTAGACTTCTATAATCGCATGCGATAAGGATAGGAACAAATAATATATAGATGGAAACAAATTGGAATGAGATAAAAATATCGATAGAAGCCAATCTCTCCTAGTAGATTCCGCTATTACTCCCCTTCAAGTTGGAGCACGTAAGTTCtgaatgcccaacttggaaaggAGAATTAAAAATTGATCAGGACCAAGGGCCTTAGTGAAAATGTCGGCCAATTGTAGACGAGAAAAGACGTGCAAAGTGGCCAGGCAACCTGATTGGATCTGTTCGTGGACTAGGTGGCAATCAATTTCGACGTGTTTTGTCCGTTCATAGAAAACAGGGTTGGCAGTGATGTGGAGTGCGGCCTGATTGTCACAGAAGAGGCACATTGGTGGAGCCAAAGAGATGCCGAAGTCCTGGAGGACCGTACGTAACCAGACAAGTTCACGCGTAGCCGCTACCATGGATCGATATTCGGCCTCGGCTGAAGATCGAGAAATGGTAGCTTGCTTCTTAGACTTCCAAGACAAAGGGCTTGTGCCCAAGAATGTTATGCACCCAGAAGTGGAGCGACGAGTGGAGGGGCATGCAGCCCAATCAGAGTCGGAGTATGCAGTAAGAGTGAGAGCACTGTGAgcggaaaaaaaaatgccagaACTAGGCGAGCCTTTAAGATAACGAACCAGCCGTAGAGCAACATCCCAATGGGGCAGGCGAGGGGcgtgcataaattgactcaatGTGTTCACAACATACGTGGTGTCCGGCCGTGTAATGGTGAAGTAGATGAGGCGGCCAACCAACCGACGATAAGAAGATGGATCAGCTAAAGGCATGCCAGAATCAACAGACAACCGGTGGTGTTGTTACATGGGAAATGTCACGGGTTTGGCACCAAGAAGGCCCACTTCAGTCAATATTTTGAGGGCATACTTCCGCTGATTGATAAAATTACCAGTTGCATTACGAGCCACCTCAATGCTGAGAAAAAATTTTAAGGGACCCAAATCCTTAAGATGGAACCGATTGTTGAGAAAAGTGATCAATTTCCGAATGGCCACAAGATCGGTACCGCCAATTATAATATCATCGACGTAGACAAGGACCACAGT is drawn from Telopea speciosissima isolate NSW1024214 ecotype Mountain lineage chromosome 1, Tspe_v1, whole genome shotgun sequence and contains these coding sequences:
- the LOC122648712 gene encoding 3-oxoacyl-[acyl-carrier-protein] synthase 3 B, chloroplastic-like, translating into MANAYGFVSPPVTSLRRRNLHFSGFCQSGYCQFQKILRRLFLCRAVESQEKHASGVAPSQSRVPRLVTKGCKLVGSGSAVPNLLISNDDLAKFVETSDEWISARTGIRNRRVLSGEDRLMNLAVEAAKRALQMAQVDANDVDLILLCTSTPEDLFGSAPQIQRALGCKRTPLAYDITAACSGFVLGLVSAACHIRGGGFQNVLVIGADALSRYVDWTDRGTCILFGDAAGAVLVQACNGSEDGLFGFDLHSDGDGQKYLNAIISDNEMDHVVGSNGSVVGFPPRRSSYSCIQMNGKEVFRFAVRCVPQSIVSALANAGLTGSDIDWLLLHQANQRIIDAVATRLEIRADRVISNLANYGNTSAASIPLALDEVVRNGKVQSGHTTAVAGFGAGLTWGSTILRWG